Proteins from one Piscinibacter lacus genomic window:
- a CDS encoding PEP-CTERM sorting domain-containing protein (PEP-CTERM proteins occur, often in large numbers, in the proteomes of bacteria that also encode an exosortase, a predicted intramembrane cysteine proteinase. The presence of a PEP-CTERM domain at a protein's C-terminus predicts cleavage within the sorting domain, followed by covalent anchoring to some some component of the (usually Gram-negative) cell surface. Many PEP-CTERM proteins exhibit an unusual sequence composition that includes large numbers of potential glycosylation sites. Expression of one such protein has been shown restore the ability of a bacterium to form floc, a type of biofilm.) — translation MIAMFRKLAAPLLALGMALGGAGPVAAGDAYDNTGTDTGLTVFYSSTGATQLGDRVMLSAPSTVERVETQFFNNGTDASFDAELRFFDPSTPTPSLIAPAFTVSGLSILSGESLTVSFTGLGGLALPQDLIVMFAVTQVSAGGDIGLNLFDPPTVGSSDATFFLSDSGMGIVQAATLLDMDNIHLSISTMAAPVPEASTSLLLFGGLLGLALLSRRRA, via the coding sequence ATGATTGCCATGTTTCGCAAGCTGGCCGCTCCCCTGCTGGCCCTGGGGATGGCGCTGGGCGGTGCCGGCCCGGTCGCCGCAGGCGATGCCTACGACAACACCGGCACCGACACCGGGTTGACGGTTTTCTATTCGAGCACCGGGGCCACCCAGCTCGGCGACCGGGTGATGCTGAGTGCGCCCAGCACGGTCGAGCGCGTGGAGACGCAGTTCTTCAACAACGGGACGGATGCCAGCTTCGATGCCGAGCTGCGCTTCTTCGACCCGTCGACGCCCACGCCCAGCCTGATTGCGCCGGCCTTCACGGTCAGCGGCCTGAGCATCCTGAGCGGCGAGTCCTTGACGGTCAGCTTCACCGGCCTGGGCGGCCTGGCCCTGCCGCAGGACCTGATCGTGATGTTCGCCGTCACCCAGGTGAGCGCGGGGGGCGACATTGGCCTCAACCTTTTCGACCCGCCGACCGTGGGTTCATCCGACGCCACCTTCTTCCTCAGCGACAGCGGCATGGGCATCGTCCAGGCCGCCACGCTGCTCGACATGGACAACATCCACCTCAGCATCTCGACCATGGCCGCGCCGGTGCCTGAAGCGTCCACCAGCTTGCTGCTCTTCGGCGGCTTGCTGGGCCTGGCCTTGCTGAGCCGCCGACGCGCCTGA
- a CDS encoding L-serine ammonia-lyase, which translates to MSLSVFDLFKIGLGPSSSHTVGPMVAARRFTERLDAAGLLGATARLRVTLHGSLALTGRGHGSDGAVLLGLVGETPEGVDVDGVPARLAAMRAERCIGLLGGRHAIAFDESQDLCWAGERPLPHHPNGLRFEAFAADGRLLAQWAAYSVGGGFVVDEAEAAARDAAAFDAPPAGPALPRIWRDAAELLACCAAHGGGMAAQQRANERAWLRQSPEATRWARAEDAALDAEIDQRLLRLWNAMAACVARGLKREGELPGGFRVPRRAARLLRALDPQAAAALQIRPEGEASQPPAPPASWTRADDPLQVLDWVNLWALAVNEENAAGGRVVTAPTNGAAGIVPAVGHYLARFVPHADDAARRRALIDYLLTAGAIGGLYKRNASISGAEVGCQGEVGVACSMAAAGLCAALGGTPEQVENAAEIGMEHHLGLTCDPVGGLVQIPCIERNAIASVKALNAARMALRGDGRHHVSLDQVIRTMRETGADMQTRYKETSLGGLAVHIVAC; encoded by the coding sequence ATGAGCCTCTCCGTCTTCGACCTCTTCAAGATCGGCCTCGGCCCGTCGAGCTCGCACACCGTGGGGCCGATGGTGGCCGCGCGGCGTTTCACCGAACGGCTTGATGCGGCCGGCCTGCTGGGCGCCACGGCGCGGCTGCGCGTCACCCTGCACGGTTCGCTGGCCCTGACCGGCCGTGGCCACGGCAGCGACGGCGCGGTGCTGCTGGGCCTGGTCGGCGAGACGCCGGAGGGCGTGGACGTGGACGGCGTGCCGGCGCGGCTGGCCGCCATGCGGGCCGAGCGCTGCATCGGCCTGCTGGGCGGCCGGCACGCCATCGCCTTCGACGAGTCGCAGGACCTGTGCTGGGCCGGCGAGCGGCCGCTGCCCCACCATCCCAACGGCCTGCGCTTCGAGGCCTTCGCCGCCGATGGCCGTCTGCTGGCGCAGTGGGCGGCCTATTCGGTGGGCGGCGGCTTCGTCGTCGACGAGGCCGAGGCCGCCGCCCGCGATGCCGCGGCCTTCGACGCCCCGCCTGCCGGCCCCGCCCTGCCCCGCATCTGGCGCGATGCCGCCGAGCTGCTGGCCTGCTGCGCGGCGCACGGCGGCGGCATGGCCGCGCAGCAGCGCGCGAACGAGCGCGCCTGGCTGCGCCAGAGCCCCGAGGCCACGCGCTGGGCCCGTGCTGAAGACGCGGCCCTGGATGCCGAGATCGACCAGCGCCTGCTGCGCCTGTGGAATGCCATGGCGGCCTGCGTGGCGCGCGGCCTGAAGCGCGAGGGCGAGCTGCCCGGTGGCTTCCGCGTGCCGCGGCGCGCGGCGCGGCTGCTCCGCGCGCTGGACCCGCAGGCCGCCGCTGCCCTGCAGATTCGGCCCGAAGGCGAGGCTTCGCAGCCGCCCGCCCCACCGGCAAGCTGGACCCGCGCCGACGACCCGCTGCAAGTGCTGGACTGGGTCAACCTCTGGGCCCTGGCCGTGAACGAGGAAAACGCCGCCGGCGGCCGGGTGGTGACCGCGCCCACCAACGGCGCCGCCGGCATCGTGCCGGCGGTGGGCCACTACCTGGCGCGCTTCGTGCCGCATGCGGACGACGCCGCCCGCCGCCGCGCCCTGATCGACTACCTGCTGACGGCCGGCGCCATCGGCGGGCTCTACAAGCGCAATGCCTCGATCAGCGGGGCGGAGGTAGGTTGCCAGGGCGAAGTCGGCGTGGCCTGCTCAATGGCCGCCGCGGGCCTGTGCGCCGCCCTGGGCGGCACGCCGGAGCAGGTGGAGAACGCCGCCGAGATCGGCATGGAACACCACCTGGGCCTGACCTGCGACCCGGTCGGCGGCCTGGTGCAGATCCCCTGCATCGAGCGCAATGCCATCGCCTCCGTCAAGGCCCTGAACGCCGCCCGCATGGCCCTGCGCGGCGACGGCCGCCACCATGTCAGCCTGGACCAGGTGATCCGCACCATGCGCGAGACCGGCGCCGACATGCAGACCCGCTACAAGGAAACCTCGCTGGGCGGACTGGCCGTGCACATCGTGGCTTGCTGA
- a CDS encoding metallopeptidase TldD-related protein, whose product MHAAPAANPAGLIDEAGFQALAEGLCGSTPAGCDRIGLSLEAEASDFLRFNRAALRQATAVVQAEATVSVVRGQRRAQASTTLSGDLDRDLALLRAERDALLADLDHVPEDPWLALPEQAAQSRRDDRGALPTAEAVIEQTTRHAQGLDFVGFYAGGPVLRAQADSLGSRHWHRSESFLYSWCGYHHGDKAVKQELAGTRWQEADFAARVQQTRERLPLLARAPRPLQPGRYRALLSPAAMVEILGTLGWMGFGLKARRTGVSPLCRLAAGEQTLDARFHLSEDFATGIAPGFTAEGFARPAQVPLIVAGRVPAEGGTLNAPRSAREYGLPPNGARAEEFPEALHLAPGRLPEAEALQALGTGLYISNLWYLNYSDRQACRLTGMTRFASFWVEDGRLVAPLPVMRFDDEVPRLFGEGLIDLTDRAELVPHNDTYGGRMLASITTPGALVEGFRLTL is encoded by the coding sequence ATGCACGCGGCACCCGCCGCAAACCCGGCCGGCCTGATCGACGAAGCCGGCTTCCAGGCCCTGGCCGAAGGCCTGTGCGGCAGCACGCCGGCCGGCTGTGACCGCATCGGCCTGAGCCTGGAGGCCGAGGCCAGCGATTTCCTGCGCTTCAACCGCGCGGCACTGCGCCAGGCCACCGCCGTGGTGCAGGCCGAGGCCACCGTCAGCGTGGTGCGCGGCCAGCGTCGCGCCCAGGCCAGCACCACGCTCAGCGGCGACCTGGACCGCGATCTGGCTCTGTTGCGCGCCGAGCGCGATGCCCTGCTCGCCGACCTGGACCATGTGCCCGAAGACCCCTGGCTGGCCCTGCCCGAACAGGCCGCGCAGAGCCGCCGCGACGACCGCGGCGCCCTGCCCACGGCCGAGGCGGTGATCGAGCAGACCACCCGCCATGCCCAGGGCCTGGACTTCGTCGGCTTCTATGCCGGCGGCCCGGTGCTGCGCGCGCAGGCCGACAGCCTGGGCTCGCGCCACTGGCATCGCAGCGAGAGCTTCCTCTACAGCTGGTGCGGCTATCACCACGGAGACAAGGCCGTGAAGCAGGAGCTGGCCGGCACGCGCTGGCAGGAAGCCGATTTCGCCGCCCGCGTGCAGCAGACCCGCGAGCGCCTGCCCCTGCTGGCCCGCGCGCCGCGCCCGCTGCAACCGGGCCGCTACCGCGCCCTGCTCAGCCCGGCGGCCATGGTCGAGATCCTGGGCACCCTGGGCTGGATGGGCTTCGGGCTGAAGGCGCGGCGCACCGGCGTGTCCCCGCTGTGCCGCCTGGCCGCGGGCGAGCAGACCCTGGATGCGCGCTTCCACCTGAGCGAGGACTTCGCCACCGGCATCGCCCCGGGCTTCACCGCCGAAGGCTTTGCCCGGCCGGCGCAGGTGCCGCTGATCGTCGCCGGCCGCGTGCCGGCCGAGGGCGGCACGCTCAATGCCCCGCGCTCGGCCCGCGAATACGGCCTGCCGCCCAATGGCGCGCGCGCCGAGGAATTCCCCGAGGCCCTGCATCTGGCGCCCGGCCGCCTGCCCGAGGCCGAAGCCCTGCAGGCCCTGGGCACCGGCCTCTACATCAGCAACCTCTGGTACCTGAACTACAGCGACCGCCAGGCCTGCCGCCTGACCGGCATGACCCGCTTCGCCAGCTTCTGGGTGGAAGACGGCCGGCTGGTGGCCCCGCTGCCGGTGATGCGCTTCGACGACGAGGTGCCGCGCCTCTTCGGCGAAGGCCTGATCGACCTGACCGACCGGGCCGAGCTGGTGCCGCACAACGACACCTACGGCGGCCGGATGCTGGCCTCGATCACCACGCCCGGCGCCTTGGTCGAGGGGTTCCGGCTGACGCTGTGA
- a CDS encoding TldD/PmbA family protein has translation MLDTLEALAPRAAAALPSSTAHWSLRGVVERSEKLALRQDVAEAPQRSRDAGVMLSVIDGGQGFAATADTSEAGLAAAFLRAHALARAAAGRAVFDFGAYTPPRAAGRYASTVEKPLAGASLARKLDWLRGWSAAAQVDARVVDRAASLWSVETEQLQLDSAGSRIAQRWSFLTPSLSVTARAGSVTQVRTHAGQYNGWCQQGGLEVLDRAGLDHEAGRVAREAVELALAPSCPSGTMDLLLMPDQMMLQIHESIGHPLELDRILGDERNFAGTSFVTPDMFGHYRYGSELLNVSHDPTQAFEFASFGHDDEGSPATREMIIEAGLLKRPLGGHLSQARARAAGLPLDGVATARACSWNRAPIDRMSNLNVEPGSSTLAEMIEATEHGVLMRTNCSWSIDDSRNKFQFGCEHGQVIRHGRLAEVVRTPNYRGISATFWRSLAMVGDASTFEVMGTPYCGKGEPAQVIRVGHAAPACLFRGVDVFGAAS, from the coding sequence ATGCTCGACACCCTTGAAGCGCTTGCGCCCCGTGCGGCCGCGGCGCTGCCCTCGTCAACCGCCCACTGGTCGCTGCGCGGCGTGGTGGAGCGCTCCGAGAAGCTGGCCCTGCGCCAGGACGTTGCCGAGGCGCCGCAGCGCAGCCGGGATGCGGGGGTCATGCTCAGTGTGATCGACGGCGGCCAGGGCTTCGCGGCCACGGCCGACACCTCCGAGGCCGGCCTCGCCGCCGCCTTCCTTCGCGCCCATGCCCTGGCCCGTGCAGCCGCCGGCCGGGCGGTGTTCGACTTTGGCGCCTACACCCCGCCGCGCGCCGCCGGCCGCTATGCCAGCACGGTGGAAAAGCCGCTGGCCGGCGCCAGCTTGGCCCGCAAGCTGGACTGGCTGCGCGGCTGGAGCGCCGCCGCGCAGGTCGATGCCCGGGTGGTCGACCGCGCCGCAAGCCTGTGGAGCGTGGAGACCGAGCAGTTGCAGCTCGACAGCGCCGGCAGCCGCATTGCGCAGCGCTGGAGCTTCCTCACCCCCTCGCTGAGCGTGACGGCCCGCGCCGGCAGCGTCACCCAGGTGCGCACCCATGCTGGCCAGTACAACGGCTGGTGCCAGCAGGGCGGCCTGGAGGTGCTGGACCGCGCCGGCCTGGACCATGAGGCCGGCCGTGTCGCCCGCGAGGCGGTCGAGCTGGCCCTGGCCCCGTCCTGCCCCAGCGGCACGATGGACCTGCTGCTGATGCCCGACCAGATGATGTTGCAGATCCACGAGTCCATCGGCCATCCGCTGGAGCTGGACCGCATCCTGGGCGACGAGCGCAACTTCGCCGGCACCAGCTTCGTCACGCCGGACATGTTCGGCCACTATCGCTACGGCAGCGAGCTGCTCAACGTCAGCCACGACCCGACCCAGGCCTTCGAGTTCGCCAGCTTCGGCCACGACGACGAAGGCAGCCCCGCGACGCGGGAGATGATCATCGAGGCCGGCCTGCTCAAGCGCCCGCTCGGCGGCCACCTCAGCCAGGCCCGGGCGCGTGCCGCCGGTCTGCCGCTGGATGGCGTAGCCACGGCCCGTGCGTGCAGTTGGAACCGCGCGCCCATCGACCGCATGAGCAACCTGAATGTGGAACCGGGCAGCAGCACCCTGGCCGAGATGATCGAAGCCACCGAGCACGGCGTGCTGATGCGCACCAACTGCTCGTGGAGCATCGACGACTCGCGCAACAAGTTCCAGTTCGGCTGCGAGCACGGGCAGGTGATCCGCCACGGCCGCTTGGCGGAGGTGGTGCGCACGCCCAACTACCGCGGCATCAGCGCCACTTTCTGGCGCTCGCTGGCGATGGTGGGCGATGCCAGCACCTTCGAGGTGATGGGCACGCCCTACTGCGGCAAGGGCGAGCCGGCCCAGGTGATCCGCGTCGGCCATGCCGCGCCGGCCTGCCTGTTCCGCGGCGTCGACGTGTTCGGGGCGGCCTCATGA
- a CDS encoding GGDEF domain-containing protein has protein sequence MNALLPRPLSHPTRWSLMLGSLLALLMLGLSLWTHQRQTEQLRAQSGLALQSLAAVAVQLARDVPGADAAGLARLQALLPQRAGEAGLVLQIVDGRGALVGGVEAAPDHGSPWHPAPAELLVPGEPAPRMLRWPDGRERLSTARPWPAATAARGGASAWLLLGQDLGPAEALLRADTLERLLAGLLGSALLVALLHRQARRSLGELAQLATAAHRLEQGSLDTPLPASPASSREVQALTEALERMRHRLHGRCMDLEAQLREREAALEEAQAELAHLSQIDPLTRLLNRRGLQPRLQQALALTQRHRGALSLLLIDIDHFKQVNERHGRAAGDRILQALAEQLRSGFRAADIVARLGGEEFLVVLTDNGSHRAQRIAQALIDSVALREQPEASRITLSVGVAGTDAVGFDGEALIHAADQALYEAKRGGRNRVACYPMPSTPERTGTPAAEALGKAAAPTPTA, from the coding sequence ATGAACGCCCTTCTCCCCCGCCCCCTCAGCCACCCCACCCGATGGAGCCTGATGCTGGGCTCGCTGCTGGCCCTGCTGATGCTGGGGCTGTCGCTGTGGACGCATCAGCGGCAGACGGAACAGCTTCGCGCGCAATCGGGCCTGGCGCTGCAATCGCTCGCCGCCGTGGCCGTGCAGCTTGCCCGCGATGTGCCGGGGGCCGATGCCGCCGGCCTGGCGCGGCTACAGGCCCTGCTGCCGCAACGCGCGGGCGAGGCCGGTCTGGTCTTGCAGATCGTCGACGGCCGGGGCGCGCTGGTCGGCGGGGTCGAGGCTGCGCCCGACCACGGCAGCCCATGGCATCCGGCCCCCGCCGAGCTGCTCGTCCCGGGCGAGCCGGCGCCCCGCATGCTGCGCTGGCCCGATGGCCGCGAGCGGCTGAGCACGGCGCGGCCCTGGCCCGCCGCGACCGCTGCGCGCGGCGGCGCAAGCGCCTGGCTGCTGCTGGGGCAGGATCTCGGCCCGGCCGAGGCGCTGCTCCGCGCCGACACGCTGGAGCGGCTGCTGGCCGGGCTTCTGGGCTCGGCCCTGCTGGTCGCCCTGCTTCACCGCCAGGCGCGGAGGTCGCTCGGCGAACTGGCGCAACTTGCAACCGCCGCGCACCGCCTGGAGCAGGGCTCGCTCGACACGCCCCTGCCCGCGTCCCCCGCAAGCAGCCGCGAAGTGCAGGCGCTGACCGAGGCCCTGGAGCGCATGCGCCATCGCCTGCACGGCAGGTGCATGGACCTGGAAGCCCAATTGCGCGAGCGCGAAGCAGCCCTGGAAGAAGCCCAGGCCGAACTGGCCCACCTGTCGCAGATCGATCCCCTGACCCGCCTGCTCAATCGACGCGGCCTGCAACCCCGGCTTCAGCAGGCCCTGGCCTTGACCCAGCGGCACCGCGGGGCACTGAGCCTGCTGCTGATCGACATCGACCACTTCAAGCAAGTGAACGAGCGCCATGGCCGGGCCGCGGGCGACCGCATCCTCCAGGCGCTGGCCGAGCAACTGCGCAGCGGCTTCCGGGCCGCCGACATCGTGGCCCGCCTGGGCGGCGAGGAATTCCTGGTCGTGCTGACCGACAACGGCAGCCACCGCGCGCAGCGCATCGCGCAGGCCCTGATCGACAGCGTGGCCCTGCGCGAGCAGCCCGAAGCCAGCCGCATCACCCTGAGCGTCGGCGTGGCCGGCACCGATGCCGTGGGCTTCGACGGCGAAGCTCTGATCCACGCCGCCGACCAGGCCCTGTACGAAGCCAAGCGCGGCGGCCGCAACCGCGTGGCCTGCTACCCCATGCCCTCGACGCCCGAACGGACCGGCACGCCCGCCGCCGAGGCCCTGGGCAAAGCCGCCGCGCCCACGCCGACCGCTTGA